One genomic segment of Catalinimonas alkaloidigena includes these proteins:
- a CDS encoding aminotransferase class V-fold PLP-dependent enzyme has translation MISFYPGPSKVYPEVPRYVQEAYEQGLLSANHRSSEFVAISSKTIKLLKEKLHIPQDYMVFFTSSATECWEIISQSLVSAASFHIYNGAFGQKWYQYAQKLQPAAKGFSFGLNEVLETEDVTVTEEAELIALTHNETSNGTAISQQLIGAVKRQYPDKLIAVDATSSMAGVALDFSLADVWYASVQKCFGLPAGMAVLICSPRALEKAARLKENKHYNSLVYMREMMDKWQTTYTPNVLNIYLLKRVMEARPEIEDTEKVLLKRYRQWIELLGELGYVNLMVGNDELRSKTVIPLTAEKEVIDKLRADSKQAGITLGNGYGQWKESSLRIANFPAIEEWEIEKLSNFLKSFSV, from the coding sequence ATGATTTCTTTTTATCCCGGCCCTTCCAAAGTATACCCTGAAGTGCCCCGCTATGTACAGGAGGCTTACGAGCAGGGCTTACTGAGTGCCAACCATAGAAGTTCGGAATTTGTAGCCATTTCTTCCAAGACCATCAAACTGCTTAAAGAGAAACTGCACATACCTCAGGATTATATGGTGTTCTTTACTTCTTCGGCCACAGAGTGCTGGGAAATCATTAGTCAGTCACTGGTCAGTGCGGCATCTTTTCATATCTATAATGGAGCGTTTGGGCAAAAATGGTATCAGTACGCACAAAAACTCCAACCTGCCGCAAAAGGTTTTAGCTTTGGGTTGAACGAAGTGTTGGAAACAGAAGATGTGACAGTAACGGAAGAAGCAGAACTGATCGCCCTGACCCATAATGAGACCTCAAACGGGACAGCCATAAGTCAGCAACTGATCGGAGCAGTGAAAAGGCAATATCCTGATAAACTGATAGCAGTAGATGCTACTTCATCTATGGCAGGCGTAGCACTGGATTTCAGCCTGGCTGATGTCTGGTACGCTTCTGTACAAAAGTGCTTTGGCCTACCGGCGGGCATGGCAGTACTGATTTGCTCTCCCCGGGCATTGGAAAAAGCAGCTCGTTTGAAGGAGAACAAGCATTACAATAGCCTGGTATATATGCGGGAAATGATGGATAAGTGGCAGACCACTTACACTCCTAATGTGTTGAATATCTATTTGCTTAAGCGAGTAATGGAGGCACGACCCGAAATTGAAGATACAGAAAAGGTGCTGCTTAAAAGGTACAGGCAGTGGATAGAGCTACTAGGAGAGTTAGGTTATGTAAATTTAATGGTGGGCAATGATGAGCTTAGATCCAAAACAGTAATCCCATTAACAGCAGAAAAAGAAGTAATAGATAAATTGAGAGCTGACAGTAAGCAAGCTGGTATTACATTAGGAAATGGCTATGGCCAATGGAAGGAAAGCAGCCTTCGTATTGCTAACTTTCCTGCTATTGAAGAATGGGAAATAGAAAAACTCTCCAATTTCCTGAAATCTTTTTCGGTTTAG
- a CDS encoding DUF86 domain-containing protein translates to MKEEDQIHLNNITTMINEIDAYVAHMDYNQFSKEESVRQSVAVNLQQIGEASDLLSPEFKADFTEVDYRVLDVLKRAKFNEAMEVDHRQIWNVIQNDLPEFRNMIETRSEQMDKDEQPGE, encoded by the coding sequence ATGAAGGAAGAAGATCAGATTCACCTGAATAATATCACCACCATGATAAATGAGATTGATGCTTATGTAGCCCATATGGACTACAATCAATTTTCTAAAGAAGAAAGTGTAAGGCAGTCAGTGGCAGTTAACCTGCAACAGATTGGTGAAGCATCAGATTTGCTTTCTCCTGAGTTCAAAGCTGACTTTACCGAGGTAGACTATCGTGTGCTGGATGTGCTGAAAAGAGCCAAGTTTAATGAGGCAATGGAAGTAGACCACCGCCAGATCTGGAATGTGATACAAAATGACTTACCGGAATTCCGTAATATGATAGAAACCCGTTCTGAGCAAATGGACAAAGATGAGCAGCCGGGTGAATAA
- a CDS encoding phytoene desaturase family protein, with the protein MEKYDAVVVGSGPNGYAAGIRLLQAGYSVLILEANAQSGGGARSSALTLPGYIHDIGSAIHPLAYASPFFKTLPLEQFGLKWLYSEAALAHPLEHGETLLMYQDLNKTAAQLGRDTGAYTRLMQPAVENWDQIAPDFLGNLRWPSHPLKLAQFGLRAVQPLSLLNKISFKEERTKALMAGLAAHAMLPLSKWASSGIAMVLGVLAHKVGWPFPEGGAQSITNALDSLYKSLGGEIRLNTKVSTVSDIPPCKIIMLDTAPQLLLDMKGIRLPWVYRQDLKRYQYGQGIFKLDWALREPVPFTNKDCLKAATVHFGPTYGEIARSEKEIWKGKHPEKPYVLFVQPSLFDKSRAPEGKHTAWAYCHVPRYSEQDMTEVIENQIERFAPGFKDVILERHSMNTRAVQQISTNYIGGDINCGAQTLNQQFTRPVYRLNPYRTPVTGMYICSSATPPGGGVHGMGGFHAAETAIRDLQRNKL; encoded by the coding sequence ATGGAGAAATATGATGCAGTAGTAGTCGGTAGTGGTCCCAATGGTTATGCGGCTGGAATCAGGTTGCTCCAGGCTGGCTATTCAGTATTAATATTAGAAGCAAATGCTCAAAGTGGAGGGGGGGCGCGTTCCTCCGCACTTACTCTACCAGGCTATATACATGACATAGGCTCCGCTATACACCCGCTGGCTTATGCATCACCTTTCTTTAAGACTTTACCTCTTGAGCAGTTTGGCTTAAAGTGGCTTTACTCTGAAGCAGCGCTGGCCCATCCTCTTGAGCATGGTGAAACCCTCTTGATGTATCAGGATCTGAATAAAACGGCCGCGCAACTGGGCAGAGACACAGGCGCCTATACCAGACTTATGCAGCCTGCGGTAGAAAATTGGGATCAAATCGCTCCTGATTTTCTGGGAAACTTACGCTGGCCCAGCCACCCTCTCAAGCTGGCTCAGTTTGGCTTACGCGCAGTGCAGCCTTTAAGCCTACTGAATAAAATTTCTTTCAAAGAGGAACGTACCAAAGCATTGATGGCGGGCCTGGCAGCCCATGCTATGCTGCCTCTGAGCAAATGGGCTTCCTCAGGGATCGCCATGGTACTGGGAGTTTTGGCGCATAAGGTAGGTTGGCCTTTTCCGGAAGGAGGAGCGCAATCTATCACCAATGCACTTGACAGTTTATATAAGTCATTGGGCGGAGAGATACGCCTGAATACAAAAGTAAGTACAGTATCGGATATCCCTCCTTGCAAGATAATCATGCTGGACACTGCTCCCCAACTTTTGCTGGATATGAAAGGAATTCGCCTTCCCTGGGTTTATCGACAGGATCTAAAGCGCTATCAGTATGGCCAGGGAATATTTAAGCTGGATTGGGCATTGCGTGAACCTGTACCTTTTACCAATAAGGATTGCCTGAAAGCGGCTACTGTGCATTTTGGACCTACATATGGGGAAATAGCCAGATCAGAAAAAGAGATATGGAAGGGAAAACATCCTGAAAAGCCCTATGTGTTATTCGTACAGCCTTCCCTTTTTGACAAAAGCCGTGCGCCGGAAGGCAAGCATACTGCCTGGGCTTACTGCCATGTGCCCCGCTATTCTGAACAGGACATGACTGAGGTGATTGAAAACCAGATAGAACGCTTTGCCCCGGGTTTCAAAGATGTGATACTGGAAAGACATAGCATGAATACCAGGGCTGTGCAGCAGATCAGTACTAATTATATAGGGGGAGATATCAATTGCGGTGCGCAGACACTCAATCAACAGTTTACCCGCCCTGTGTATCGCCTTAACCCTTATCGTACGCCGGTGACAGGCATGTATATATGTTCATCAGCGACTCCTCCCGGAGGTGGCGTACATGGTATGGGAGGCTTCCATGCTGCTGAAACCGCGATCAGAGATTTACAGAGAAATAAGCTATAG
- a CDS encoding Do family serine endopeptidase translates to MKNIITPVISAVIASLITIAAFLYFAGDKFNKNQSEADAFPAVSASYYDDDTSASSAAEAPFDFTLAAEKATPAVVHITSKQEAQAYNGQQQQQIPEFFRDFFGDQLPQQGQRQPRVGSGSGVIISDDGYIITNNHVVADADELTVVLVDNRSYVATVIGTDPTTDLALIKIDEEALPFLKFANSDDVKVGQWVAAIGNPFRGLNSTVTAGIVSATGRNINILRDEQYAIESFIQTDAAVNPGNSGGALVNLDGDLIGINSAIASPTGAYAGYAFAVPTNIAAKVVSDLKEYGSVQRGFLGVSIQEVNAAMAEEYDLSTNQGVYVADVVESGSAASAGIEQGDVIIQVDNKKIAQTSDLLSYIGRKRPGDEVNVIILRDGERQEYEMTLKTLDGTTTLAAKERVEALEDLGAEFQSLTEEEADELNVSGGVKVVRTFAGKLRQQGIRPGFIITGVAGKAVTDVDDLTEVIQNERGGVLVEGVYPDSPDEKQYYGLPL, encoded by the coding sequence ATGAAAAATATAATCACTCCAGTTATTTCGGCGGTGATAGCCAGTCTGATCACTATCGCAGCCTTCTTGTATTTTGCAGGAGATAAATTTAACAAAAACCAGTCAGAGGCAGATGCTTTTCCGGCGGTTTCAGCCAGTTATTATGATGATGACACTAGCGCGAGCAGTGCAGCTGAAGCCCCGTTTGATTTTACCCTTGCGGCTGAAAAAGCAACTCCGGCGGTTGTACATATTACCTCAAAGCAGGAGGCTCAGGCCTATAATGGCCAGCAGCAACAACAAATTCCTGAGTTTTTCAGAGATTTCTTCGGAGATCAGTTGCCTCAGCAGGGGCAACGTCAGCCTCGTGTAGGTTCTGGCTCAGGAGTAATCATCAGTGATGATGGTTATATCATTACCAACAATCATGTGGTGGCTGATGCTGATGAGCTTACTGTAGTATTGGTAGATAACAGAAGTTATGTCGCTACTGTCATTGGTACTGACCCAACTACTGACTTAGCTTTGATCAAAATTGACGAAGAAGCATTGCCTTTCCTGAAGTTTGCTAATTCAGATGATGTAAAGGTAGGACAGTGGGTAGCTGCGATAGGCAACCCTTTCAGAGGACTTAATTCAACAGTTACTGCCGGTATTGTAAGCGCTACAGGAAGAAACATTAACATTCTTCGTGATGAGCAATATGCCATTGAATCTTTCATTCAGACGGATGCAGCGGTAAATCCGGGTAATAGCGGTGGTGCATTGGTTAACCTTGATGGTGACCTCATTGGTATCAACTCCGCGATTGCCAGCCCGACTGGTGCGTATGCAGGTTATGCGTTTGCAGTTCCTACTAATATTGCCGCCAAAGTGGTAAGCGACCTGAAAGAATACGGAAGTGTACAGAGAGGATTCCTGGGCGTAAGTATACAGGAAGTAAATGCTGCTATGGCTGAAGAGTATGATCTTTCTACTAATCAGGGTGTATATGTAGCCGATGTTGTAGAAAGTGGTTCTGCTGCCTCTGCTGGCATTGAACAGGGAGACGTTATCATTCAGGTAGATAACAAGAAAATCGCCCAGACTTCTGACCTGCTTTCTTACATAGGAAGAAAACGCCCGGGTGATGAAGTGAATGTTATCATACTTCGTGATGGAGAGCGCCAGGAATATGAAATGACACTCAAAACACTAGATGGAACTACCACGCTCGCTGCCAAAGAGCGCGTAGAAGCTTTAGAAGACCTTGGCGCGGAATTTCAGTCGCTAACTGAAGAAGAAGCGGATGAGTTGAATGTGAGTGGTGGTGTAAAAGTTGTCAGAACATTTGCCGGTAAGCTAAGACAGCAAGGCATCCGCCCTGGATTTATCATCACCGGAGTAGCAGGTAAGGCTGTTACAGACGTAGATGACCTTACTGAAGTCATTCAAAACGAAAGAGGTGGAGTATTGGTAGAAGGTGTTTACCCTGACTCACCTGATGAAAAGCAATACTACGGATTACCACTCTAA
- the xerD gene encoding site-specific tyrosine recombinase XerD: MTQYKAWETYMSEFEDYLKLERSLSENSLKAYISDIEKLQQFVEMSDLDLSPLDIQQDHLEKMLQHICDLGLSAATQARILAGIKAFYKFLLLQDLIPEDPALLLEGPRLDRKLPDTLSYFEIESILEAIDVSTAEGLRNRAILETLYSSGLRVTELTELKMNNIFEDIGFLRILGKGSKERIVPIGKDALKFTKQYIQEIRQYLEIEPGHENFVFLNRRGKKLSRVMIFYIIRDAALASGINKKVSPHTFRHSFATHLIEGGANLRAVQDMLGHVSITTTEIYTHLDRDYLKQVITDCHPRSRRPIADDRLNSPN; this comes from the coding sequence ATGACACAGTATAAAGCATGGGAAACATATATGAGCGAGTTTGAGGACTACCTTAAGCTTGAACGCTCTCTTTCTGAGAATTCCCTGAAAGCCTACATCAGCGATATAGAGAAGCTACAGCAGTTTGTAGAAATGTCTGACTTGGATCTTTCTCCTCTGGACATACAGCAGGATCATCTGGAGAAGATGCTACAACATATCTGTGACCTGGGCTTAAGTGCGGCTACGCAGGCTCGCATACTTGCGGGGATCAAAGCCTTCTACAAATTTCTACTGCTACAGGACTTGATCCCTGAAGACCCGGCATTACTACTGGAAGGCCCGCGGCTCGACCGTAAGCTGCCTGATACCTTAAGCTACTTTGAGATAGAAAGTATTTTGGAGGCGATAGATGTCTCTACCGCTGAGGGGCTTAGAAACCGGGCGATACTGGAAACGCTCTACAGTTCCGGGCTCAGGGTGACCGAGTTGACCGAACTTAAAATGAATAATATTTTTGAGGATATCGGCTTCTTAAGAATTTTGGGAAAGGGCAGTAAAGAAAGGATTGTTCCCATTGGAAAAGACGCATTAAAATTCACCAAGCAATATATACAGGAGATCAGGCAATACCTGGAGATTGAGCCGGGTCACGAGAATTTTGTTTTTCTTAACCGTAGGGGAAAAAAACTGAGCCGGGTCATGATCTTTTATATCATCAGGGACGCTGCATTAGCCTCCGGCATCAACAAAAAGGTAAGTCCCCATACTTTTCGCCATTCTTTTGCTACCCACCTGATTGAGGGAGGGGCAAATTTGAGAGCAGTGCAGGATATGCTGGGCCATGTGTCTATTACTACAACTGAAATTTACACACACCTGGATCGTGACTACCTGAAGCAGGTGATTACTGATTGTCACCCTCGTTCCCGCAGACCTATTGCTGACGATAGACTTAACTCACCAAACTGA
- a CDS encoding MarC family protein, protein MIHWKELISVTLILFSVIDILGSIPVIIELRKKHGHIQSGKATLVAGLIMVSFLFLGESILSLFGVDVASFAIAGAIVMFLIGMEMILGVEIFKSEADTGGGGSHSIVPLAFPLLAGAGTMTTLISLRAAFTYPNILLGIVINLILVFIVLKSSAWLEDKLGQAGFNILRKIFGIILLSIAIKLVKNQFT, encoded by the coding sequence ATGATCCACTGGAAAGAACTGATATCAGTTACACTCATATTATTTTCAGTAATAGATATACTGGGAAGCATCCCTGTCATCATAGAACTTAGAAAAAAACATGGTCATATACAGTCTGGCAAAGCCACACTGGTAGCCGGCCTGATCATGGTCTCATTTCTGTTTTTAGGTGAATCTATTTTGTCATTGTTTGGGGTAGATGTAGCTTCGTTTGCTATAGCCGGAGCTATCGTCATGTTCCTGATTGGCATGGAAATGATATTGGGCGTAGAAATATTCAAATCTGAGGCGGATACCGGTGGAGGGGGAAGCCATTCTATTGTACCTCTGGCTTTTCCTTTGCTGGCGGGAGCAGGTACTATGACTACACTGATCTCCCTTAGGGCAGCCTTTACCTATCCCAACATTCTACTCGGTATAGTAATTAATCTTATATTAGTGTTTATAGTGCTTAAATCTTCTGCCTGGTTAGAAGACAAATTAGGCCAAGCAGGGTTTAATATTTTGAGAAAAATTTTTGGCATTATACTATTGTCAATTGCCATCAAACTAGTGAAAAACCAGTTTACCTAA
- a CDS encoding quinone-dependent dihydroorotate dehydrogenase, which yields MYKELIRPLLFQMAPESAHHFTTRMLRMLYHSPGGASLLHSMYGMEDHKLEKELFGLKFKNPIGLAAGFDKNAEMIDAMAALGFSFVEIGTLTPLPQEGNPKPRLFRLSDDESLVNRMGFNNKGVKDAVKRLRKRKSDIIVGGNIGKNKVTPNAQAQDDYEKCYEALYDVVDYFTVNVSSPNTPDLRELQEKEPLKRLLHHISSLNRQKPKAKPILLKIAPDLSPHQLDDIVEICVELKMDGIIANNTTISREGLKTSDAKVKAIGAGGLSGQAIRKRSTEVIRYLHRQLGNQIPIIGVGGIASARDALEKIEAGASLIQLYTGFVYEGPSVLKEIKKALVQHASLETADQQ from the coding sequence GTGTATAAAGAACTCATAAGACCTTTACTTTTTCAGATGGCACCGGAAAGTGCGCATCATTTTACTACCCGAATGCTGCGAATGTTGTATCACAGCCCGGGAGGGGCTTCTCTCTTACATAGCATGTATGGCATGGAAGACCACAAGCTGGAAAAAGAATTGTTTGGACTCAAATTCAAGAACCCGATAGGGTTGGCTGCCGGCTTTGACAAGAATGCGGAAATGATTGATGCCATGGCAGCACTGGGTTTTAGCTTTGTGGAAATAGGGACGCTCACACCCTTGCCTCAGGAGGGTAATCCTAAGCCACGTTTATTTCGCTTATCTGATGACGAAAGCCTGGTCAACCGGATGGGCTTCAATAACAAAGGCGTGAAAGATGCGGTTAAACGACTGAGGAAGAGAAAGTCTGATATTATTGTAGGGGGAAACATTGGGAAGAACAAAGTCACTCCCAATGCCCAGGCACAGGATGATTATGAAAAATGTTATGAAGCCCTGTATGATGTGGTTGATTATTTTACGGTAAATGTAAGCTCACCTAATACCCCAGATCTCAGAGAGCTACAGGAAAAAGAACCGCTTAAACGGTTACTTCACCATATAAGCTCGCTGAACCGGCAAAAACCCAAGGCAAAACCTATCCTGCTCAAGATCGCTCCCGACCTCAGTCCACATCAGTTAGATGATATTGTGGAGATTTGCGTGGAGCTGAAAATGGATGGTATTATCGCTAACAATACCACCATTAGCCGCGAAGGATTAAAAACCTCTGACGCCAAAGTGAAAGCAATAGGAGCCGGAGGACTCAGCGGTCAGGCGATTCGTAAGCGTTCTACCGAAGTAATTCGTTATCTCCACCGACAGTTGGGAAATCAAATTCCCATAATAGGGGTAGGTGGCATCGCTTCAGCCCGGGATGCATTGGAAAAGATAGAGGCCGGTGCCAGTTTGATACAACTCTATACCGGATTTGTATATGAGGGCCCCTCTGTCCTGAAGGAAATTAAAAAGGCACTCGTTCAACATGCTAGCTTAGAAACGGCAGATCAACAGTAG
- the rnhA gene encoding ribonuclease HI gives MITMFTDGAARGNPGRGGYGTILIYKKHRKELAAGYRQTTNNRMELLAVIVGLEAIKKPDMKVKIFSDSQYVVDAINKGWVWNWEKKNFKDKKNADLWKRLIPLFKKHDVEISWIKGHSGIPENERCDELAVACADGGNLLVDEGYENSISK, from the coding sequence ATGATTACAATGTTCACTGACGGTGCAGCGAGAGGGAACCCGGGAAGAGGAGGATATGGCACCATACTTATTTATAAAAAACACCGGAAGGAGTTGGCTGCAGGCTACCGTCAGACGACTAACAATCGTATGGAACTATTAGCGGTGATCGTGGGTCTGGAAGCGATCAAGAAACCTGACATGAAGGTGAAAATATTCTCTGACTCACAATATGTAGTAGACGCAATCAATAAGGGTTGGGTATGGAACTGGGAGAAGAAAAATTTTAAAGACAAAAAAAACGCTGACCTCTGGAAGCGCCTTATCCCGCTATTTAAAAAGCATGATGTAGAGATTAGCTGGATCAAAGGTCACTCCGGTATACCTGAAAATGAACGCTGTGATGAGCTGGCAGTAGCTTGTGCAGACGGCGGCAACCTATTGGTAGATGAAGGATATGAGAATAGTATAAGCAAGTAG
- a CDS encoding OmpH family outer membrane protein translates to MMIKKTVFTLLFVIASLTTFAQVKIAFAEVNYILNQLPETQTIDTQLQAFETQLSSEIQTMSQQFQQSVQEYQSSSGTMTDEAKATKEGELQTLQQQIQQKQQEAQQKLQQRYAELLGPVRDKVMNAIETVAEANGYTHVFAKSISGNLIAVYPDVQDNSFSDMVLQELGVTVE, encoded by the coding sequence ATGATGATCAAGAAAACAGTCTTTACGCTGCTGTTTGTTATAGCCAGTCTGACTACCTTCGCTCAGGTTAAGATCGCTTTCGCAGAAGTAAATTATATACTCAATCAGCTTCCTGAAACTCAGACGATAGATACGCAATTGCAAGCGTTTGAGACGCAGCTCTCCAGCGAGATACAGACGATGAGCCAGCAGTTTCAGCAAAGCGTTCAGGAGTATCAGAGTAGCTCAGGCACTATGACCGATGAAGCCAAAGCTACCAAAGAGGGAGAACTACAGACTTTACAGCAGCAGATCCAGCAAAAACAGCAGGAGGCTCAGCAGAAATTACAACAGCGATATGCTGAGTTGCTTGGTCCGGTTCGGGATAAGGTAATGAATGCGATAGAAACAGTAGCTGAAGCGAATGGTTACACCCATGTTTTTGCTAAATCAATCTCCGGAAATTTGATTGCTGTCTATCCTGATGTGCAGGATAATAGCTTCTCAGATATGGTATTACAGGAACTGGGAGTCACCGTGGAATAA
- the aroQ gene encoding type II 3-dehydroquinate dehydratase translates to MKVLIINGPNLNLLGKREPGIYGATSFEAYYKTLEKDFAELALSYFQSNHEGAIVDKLHETGFSYDGIVMNAAAYTHTSVAIADAISAIKTPVIEVHISNVHAREAFRHHSYLSKVCAGVILGFGLESYRLAVQYFANQARSQ, encoded by the coding sequence ATGAAAGTTCTGATTATTAATGGCCCAAACCTCAATCTGCTGGGAAAGCGCGAACCCGGTATTTACGGTGCTACTTCTTTTGAAGCGTATTACAAAACGCTTGAGAAAGATTTTGCAGAACTAGCACTCAGTTATTTTCAGTCCAATCATGAGGGAGCGATAGTAGATAAGCTGCATGAGACAGGTTTTTCATACGATGGTATCGTAATGAATGCCGCTGCCTATACACATACTTCTGTGGCCATTGCCGATGCCATTTCAGCAATCAAAACTCCAGTGATTGAGGTGCATATTTCCAATGTGCATGCCCGCGAGGCGTTCCGCCATCATAGTTATCTGAGTAAAGTATGTGCCGGCGTGATTTTAGGCTTTGGGTTGGAGAGCTATCGTTTGGCAGTACAGTATTTTGCAAATCAAGCCAGATCACAATGA